The sequence AGTTATACTCATGCACCGACACACTCTCTTCGAATTATAAGAGATTTTGATCGTATGAATCACGATGAGGtataatactaaaatatataaacaatgcaacaatgaaattttttattaaaaaatttaattaagatttgCAGTTTAACTGGATAGTGTACGATAGAAACGATCCAGATGTCAGGACAATAATAGATTCATATGATACTAATATTTGGCGATGTGTTTGTCCTGTGATCTGCTTTGAAATTGTAGAGATGCATCGTCCGAATCGAGTGTTGAGGCAATTTGAAATGCGTCAACCTATTCCTCAACCTGCAGTTGACAACGATGGCCTCCACAACATCACCAGAATAGGCCATCGCAACACAAACTGGAGGGAATATCATGAAAATGCCATTATTTTTTGGAACAGAAGGATGCGACATGTTGTCCAGGGTGAATTGCATGGAAGATCTAGACAAACTAATGATGACTATTTTCCATGGTATGAGCGCATAACTGTTCGCATTATATCTCCTAAAATCAGTGGGATTGGTTTTCGTCCATATCCACACAATGTATTTGCTGTTGGACACCATGATATTCCACAACATTTCAGTACTCCTGCTAATGATACACATCAGGCATCTTCAGGATATGTTCCAAGGTCATCTGGTTGGCATGCCCATGCAGGGCCATCTGGTGGTTTCAAAAATGTAGGGTCATCTAGTGAGCTATACAATGCAGGACCATCCGGTACATTTGAGAATATGGGGCCATTTGGTGCACATGATGATGAGGATTATCGAACTCCATTTTGGAACAGCACCCAAAGTTTTACAGAACTGATCAATGTTCCCCCTCAGCCACATAGTTTTTATAACTCGTCGGCACCTCAAAGAAATGTTGTGTCACCAGTTATAGATAGGCGGACGATGAATAATTAGCGTCCGCTTCTAGCCAAAGCGAACACTggtattatttaaatataatatatggcATGCGCATAGCTGGGCAGCTGGGACGCTGCCACGTAGGCAGCGTCCGCTGTTGTCAGCAGCGGACGCTGCAAATTGCAGCGTCCTCTGCTTTAACAAGCGGACGCTGGCATTAAAAAATTGCCAGCGTCCGCTCTCCACATTGGCGTTTTGAAGTACTTTTGAATTATCTCCGTGCATGCATTATTtttgcaactcaaatatttttttaaattaaattttaaaaaaaccccGTAGATCAAATATACACGTACGTACTTTATTAAACTCTTGATTTATTGAATCTTATTATAATCTCTTGTAATTAATAGTATTTTGATGACCCCTACTCTACCTTTTGTAGATCTTATATGTATGTTCTTATATAAGAACTGTTTTTCAACTCAAAAGTAAAACATAACTATTTGAAGCAAATAAAAACCCAATTATAATTTTCTTAATCACTTACAGCAATATGTATATAAGGAAAATACATCCACAATTTGTCTAAAAGAATTCAAAACATCAGCACTCTGATGAGAAAAGTATAAAATCCATAAATATTAGTTAATTAGTATATTAAGATCGTAAATTAAAAAACATGCAAACTACATGTACACATACAATTTTCGCCTCATATATATTATCTTAGGGTCCTAATTAATGCACGTAGCGATTTAATGGAAGGGTCAAATCCGCAAGCCGCAGCTGGCCTTTGTTTTTTaatacataatttatttatatgatttgaaaacaaataaaactTTGTTATATGCTGTCAAATAATACAATTTTTATATGCATCAGTCGTCACGCTTTTGGATTCATGTTTCAAGCACATTTCAACCCACAACCCCTTCAAGATGCTGTTTCAATTAAATTAAGTTCTTGAATCAAAGACATAAACAAAGTTCCAGAGAGGAAACCAAATTATATACATGTAAATTTTTttctgaaatatatatatatattagctcTGTATCCTAATTTCACCATATTTCTTTGTTTTCCATTATGTACCACTctattttgattaaaaaaattcgaGCTTGTAACAACAGATATGTAGAAGACACACGAGTAGCTTCTTGAAGTCAAATGAATGGATATTTCCGGGAAAATGGTCATGATTCTCTCCATTTTCACAACTGTTAGAGCTCAAACGACATCGGATCAGCACGATATGAATCCACTCCATCCGAGCCTAGCAGTTGTTCTGGTAGTTCTATCGATCATGTTCGGCATAACTTTCATCATAGTAGCCTACGCGAAGTTCTGTCACAGGCACGCGCCTTATCCTGTAACCGGAATCCAGGATCCACCCGGGGTCGTAAGATCAATGTCTCGTTTTTCGGGCTTAGATAGGACCATAGTCGAGTCTCTCCCATTTTTCAGATTTTCTTCACTAAAGGGATCAAAAGAAGGCCTAGAATGCGTCGTGTGTCTGTCCAGGTTCGAAGATAGTGAAATCCTTCGTCTGCTGCCAAAATGTCGCCACGCATTCCATATGAACTGTATCGACAAGTGGCTCGAAAAACACTCTAGCTGCCCTCTTTGTAGGTACAGATTTGATGTTGAAGATCTCAAATACTTTACGTACACAAACAGCTTCAGAAACCAGCAAACTGATCATTCATCAGAAGAGCAGCAAAATCTTGAGTTCTACATCCAAAGGGAGGtgaatcttcaagaaaattcatcgAGATTCGAGGTGGCAAACACATTTCAGAAACTTTCCAGATCGAAAAGAGAAGAGCCCTTGATTCGTAAACTGGAAGTTGATCGAAATGTTCACAAGTTTCAGCACAAGATCATAATATCAGATGTGCTACAGAAAAGCCGGTGGAGCGAAGTTAACTCGTCTGACCTGATGTCCTTGAGTTCTGATATGCTTAATGCATTTTCGAGTAAACGTTTCTCGCCAGCAGGAAAAAGAAGAGACAGCTTTAACAAAGAAAGTTTATCGAAAGAACAGATGCTGAAGATTAAAGACGATATCGAAAGGAAGCGGATATATGAATCCATGATGATCAGTACTAGAACTGACAAAATTGTCACTGACCATCCAAGCTCTAGCTCTCTTTGTGCTGGACCTGTTGAGTTAGATGAAGATTCTGGAGTTTCAAGATTGCTTGATTTGGATCAAAGGAGATCGATGTCAGAAATCACAAATGTTTCGAGATTTCCAGAATTCAGTTTCAGAAACAGCATCATGAATGGATCATCAATTCATGGAAACATAGAAAAGAATGACAGGATTAAGAGGCTCTGGCTACCTATAGCAAGAAGCACGATTCAACGGTTTGCGGGTGGAGAAAAGAACTTCTTAGATACTCCCAATCTAGGACCAGATCATGTTTGAATTCACTGAAGTTCATCGAAGAAGTCTTTGGACTACATTGTAATTTGTGTTAGTATGCTAATATTTAGTATGATCAGGCTTAGAAGATGGGATAAAACAAAGGTAAATCCTACCTCAATACCATATTTCACCACGCGAAAATATCGAAAATTGATTGCAAAAATTGAATGACTATCAACATTAGCACGACACTGACAAGGTGCAAGTTAAAGATAATGTCGAAATGAGAAAGATAACGAAGCAATAAGCATTGGCGGTTTAAATGAAGTAATAAAAATTtgaatcaaatgatttttcattTCTTGATGCAGATGGCTGACAAAGAACacatcacatatatatatacatacggAATGGAGTAACTTGGCTGCAGCATCAGTAAATCAAATGATTACAAAAGAACTAGAATTAGACTAAAAATGAAGTGGAATTGACCAACAGTCATATTTGCAGCTTTCCAACCAAATGGACACCATAATTTTGTCCAAGAACCTACAAGTCGACTACAAGTACAGCTTTCGCAGTGCAATGCAATTCAACAAACAGCTAAACCTCTCGCATCTGTACAGAAATGAAATTTGAACCTTCAGGGAAAAAGAGAAAGCATTAGTTGTTGAATTCGTCCGTCTTGAAAACTTGCCATTTTCCAGAGTGTATTGCAACAGCTGGTTCTGTAAACAGCGGTACGTGCTTCATCCCTTCTCAACCAAAGTTCCCCATTGAGCAAGTAGATTGTCACATCTGCCAAGAAAAGATGATGATAGGTGAAGTAGAGTATACTCCGTACGAAATTTAAAAGAAACTGTGGTTTATCTCACCATCAAAGATATGATGTCAGAAATGACTttgttttttttcgaaaaacaaAATGACGAGATGTATCTTTGTGGAATCTTGGAAGAAAGGAACCATGAAATATTGAGATTGGAGAAGTGAAATGAAATTCAAATGGACAAGGCTGTGTAATTCAACCTTCAACTATAGGAATCTTAAAATTAAAGCATTTCTACTGTATAAAATTATAGTTAATGTTAACTGTACAATTCGAGTATATTAAACCCGAGAACAACCACCCAAGCAATAAATTCTCATCACTATGCAACATAGGTGGCCACAAATGCTAAGAGATGAAATTGCAACTTCTCAACAAAAGTACaaccaaaatttatatttgtgtaGTTTTATACTATTGGTTTATGCCCACTGGTAGTATTCCAAAGTAAGCAAcgataaaaaaaattgtctGTCTTACCTGAATCATAATTGTCCACCAGAttgcaaattttcaagaaactggaATGATGGTTCTCAAATTATGGTTTGCGAGCCTATCATAAGGGAAGGAGTTTGAGCCTGTGACGTGATGCCAAACCATGATTTCCGAAGAGTTTAAAGAGAAACATTCCATTTGACTTTCATCCTCAACAACTTGCTCGATAAATGTGCTTGCCTGAGGTAGGATTTACATTTTGTAAATGAATACTTCAACAAATAATTATACACCAGTTAAAGATAAACTCACTTGGAAATCATCTTTAACATTTTCAAGTTGCCTGATTGGTTCGAGCATGGTCCGATGCCATCTCTTTGGATCCCAAATGATTGTACTATTGAAAGCAAATCCAGACATATCAGCATGGAATCTCCGGAATCTTTTCGCTAAGTCAATAACGTGCCACCCTAAAACTTGAGAGCCATTACAGATTGGACCCTCCAAGAACATTTTACCTTTTTTCCCCTCAAACTTTGCCAATGGCCACGTTCCAAATCGCCTATATTTATAGAACTGTTGTTAACAAAAATTACTGTACAAGCATGTACGCTGAAATTATTATAATCTTTTGCTCTCAAGAAAAATCAAATTATTTCATTAAGAACGTAGCTGCTCTTACTTGTGCTAGTGAAGAATTTAATTCAAACTCTTCACAAAAGTTAACAAAATGATCAATTTTAAGTGTAACCAGTCCTGCCAAAATGGATAAAGAAACAACATCTATCAAATATGATTGTCTATTGTGGATGGTTACAGGAAATACTGCAATAGTGGTGTAGCACAACACCATCGTACGTAAGAATCTGTCAAATTTCGGTTTTACTTTATAGTTTCAATGCTTGAAGTTTCAGAggtacaaaataaaatatttataaatacaatGTTCCTCCTGAGAACGACAGGATAATCAACACGAAAGAGAAATGACAAGCAACATTAGGCATAACTGCATAATAGATTAAGAGACCCACGCAGCTACTCGAGTTCAAGTATGTACAAAGATACCATGTCTTATTTTCCAATTGGAACAATGAAAATTccaaagaaaaaatatttttaaaaacaaaaaacaaaaaagcaGGGAAAcgaattttttatttcagatttCTCAAGGTGACAAAACAACTGCAGAAACTCTATAAAGTTGTGTAAGAATAGTCAGAAAGTACCTTATTTGTCTCAGTTGATCAAAGAGCTGCACCGAGTATATGTTATCTAAGTCTGCAAAGTATACAATTCCATCAAGATGGTGAGTCTCAATATGTGAGAGGGCCACATTCCTTAAGAGAACTCTGGTATCTATTATGTCAGTCGAATTCTTGACACTGCAAACAAGATGCCTGTACATTACTCCTGTGTTCCTCAATAATTCAGCCATTTCCACAGACTGAGAATTCATCTCCACAATAATCCACACAAGGGGATGTGGTACAAGTTTTAGCGTGTTCCCCAGACGGTTCAGATAATGAATCTGATGCAATGATGAACACAATGGCGTCACTATGATCAGAAGCTTATGGAACATTGAATCTGAATCTTGATCAATTGAATTGTTTAAAAGaatttccttaatgtttccatctTTTAGTTCAAGATTTGTTCTCTGTGGCTCTGACGAAGAATTTTCATTAACTGACAATCTGCCAACTACTGGTGTTACATTTTTTTTCCAGTCATTAAATTCATTCATGACTGGTTGAAGCAACTCGAGGTCAAAAGCTCTGTTTATAGACAAGATGTTTGGAGACGAATGAAGTGAAGCAAATGGGGTGAGTCCAACAAAAACACCAGCAATGAAACACATCAGGAAATGGAAAAAAGCTCTCCTCCAAACAAGTCCCTTTGCCTTCGATCGATCAAAGGGTCTAGCAGATCGCTTCGAGAATAAACCTAGTACAAAAACTTGAGTTCTATAGAGTGCATAATCGAATGAAACCATTGAAGAAGCCAATAGCCCATCGTTTGAGTTTTGACTGTTTGAGGATGACTTAGACAACGGGGATGCAACTTGACAGGCTTCAGCATTTATTAAAGCTCCCGGACGAGGCACAGGGGACAATGTTCTTCGAATAGATGCCATCACAATTCCTCAACTAGGattctatttttttaaacatttaaatGCAACATAAAACAGGGGTACATCAAGATTCACCGACTCTTCATTTGGATTTCCGGAGTACCGAACCAAACAACATCAATATGAAAAACCACCCTTGCAATCAGCCGAACAGTATCGAAATGGCGCGTAGCTGCAATTTCATCGATAAACAAGCAAACCCACAAGTAAACAATATGTTCTTTTGCTTGGTTATGCTGCTTCAGAGAAGATATCATACCTCCAAAGTTCTGAACCTAAATTACCCCCTTGTAATATAGACCATATATCAAAAGGTTCCCCGATATTATCCTCGCAGATGCATTATCCTTAGTAAAGTACAGAATCCAAATCAAAATGCAAacttttttcaaatcaaacgtgcataagaaaaagaaaaagggtAGGCAAGAAAATACATTGACCTGTCGTTGAAAAATGAAAACGTAATCGACAAGTGACACAGATATCAAGAAACCCATGGACAAAAATTCGACTCACACCCTCCAAAAACCTTCAGATTCGAAGCTCAAATAATGAAAGACCAGTCCTTCTTACCTTGTTTTCGTCCCCCAAGAAAAGGGTCATCGAGCTTCCGAACCAATCTCCTACCAAGGGAGTGGCTGGATGAACTGTACTTTATGACAATTTACAAACGAATCGCAAGTTAGATAGACAAGTTGAGTGCTTTTTTGAATCTTGGGAGACTGCAAGTGTTTGATTAAATGTTATTTAtattgaaagaaagaaaaagtaaTTGTGTTTATTTCTTCTTGGGATTGGAAAGCGACAACGCCAAGTCACATGATATGTTGCCCAAATCCGAGTCCCGTGGAGTGGAGAAACAAAAGCTGTGTTTGGAATAGTAAAAAATGAAATTGAAATTGGATTTGAAAttggatttggaattgaaattCGAATTTTTAGATTTAGAATTTCATTTTAGTGTTTGGTTAATGTTATTTAGGAATTGGATTTgatacttaaaattaatctaattttaaatttaaaaatttttgttttacttatttttttaaaaaaatatctttcttattaataatatttaatagtcaaatatatattttttttatacatggtatttaataaaataatttataaatattaaaaaaatatttatttttcgtaaataaatttttggataatgaaaaaaaattcatcaaaaTAAAATTGAGAAAGTCATCAAATAATGATAAATAAGTTTTTAgcattaaaaataattgaagttcattgttaaaaaaaatctacataatttttaaaatatacaaatattttaaaatggtttcgaaataatttttcaattgtatgataaattatttatgaaTTAAATGTATTGTTTTTTGAGGACATGATATTTTTAGTTggtttgaaaagaaaaaaaaaatttattttgtgtgtataacccaaatcccatgaaatcccatgaaatctTTTGATTTTTCCCAAGATTTCATTTAGTTTATCAAATCTCATCAAACCCCATCAAACACCAATCCCATTTTAAAATTCCATTATACCAAACGCTCAAAATGGGATTTAAAAATCCAAATCCCACCAATTTCCATGAAATCCATGGAACCAAACACAAGAGGCCCGACAAACGTAAACAATTTATGAGCTCTAAATTTCCATGGACCATTCTATTTAATGTTCGTGACAAAACACAATCTGCGTAACGTGTATGTCACATATAagttcaataattaaataacattTTCTTGTGATATATTATCTTTTTGTTACGTGAGAACCTACGAGGGAGAATCAAAATATTAGTACTTGacataaataaactaaaataccATTATAAATTAGGGAACTAATcgtattattattttgaaaaaattagaTAAAAATTGAGAAATATTTTAGTAACAATTTTTAATCatgattataattttatttgttgtaacttgtataaatatattattttgatttatatactAAGGCAACGTTCTCTTCaccatattactaatatatgtataactcatctcatctcatcctacgttcttttcatcatattatttatatatatatatatatatatatatatatatatatatatataattatttattttacataaatcaaatcattaattatttatctcacatcaatcaaatcattgaattcaaattactatattaccccttataaataatataatattttatttattgttaaaaatgacaaaatagtcatttaacatttttatataaaatttaatcaatcaaatcaatcaaactataatctatcaatcaaatccaataccAATTTAAccatcatttcttatttattttttattacattatattacttatctatatattacttatatcatACCTCAAACCAAATGGTGTCTAAATGTATTTGAATCGTGTGTTTGTTTTATAGACCGAAAGGCTCGAAAAAGTAGATttatattatttgttcttaaaatttaatatttaaattaattaaagtgaTTGTACAAATatacttaattaaaaatataaactaATGCATTgaagttttaatttaaattttcaataaatgaTGATAAAAGAGTTCATAAAAGCATTTAATGACAGTTTAATCATTTGGTctcgccccttagaggagtaacatataggggactgatcggTAGACCATGAAAAATGAGATGACTTTCAGTGCTAAGTTTGTTACGTATTTGAGTTAGATCCAACATGCTTATTTCATTTCGAGATTATGAAATGTACCTTtgtatatgtaaatatattttggtgtttatcatGCTCGAtaggcccccacttgctgagtgttttccaaaatCCTCACCCCCTTATCTTCCTCCTCAGATACCGAAAAACAGTTGGAAGAGGATGAACAATATGCATTCTGGAGTTGGTGATCATCAAGTTGTGGAAATCAtattaatagttttttttttcgtaCGTTATATTATCGCTTCCACTATTGTCATTCTATGTTATTATAAAGACATTTATGGATACGTAAAAGACTGGTTGAAGACTATTTTCTATACTATATGGCTAGTTGTTTTACGTTACGAAGtgttaaacaacgccgatgACGCGTCAGATAAAATTGGAAGAAAGTgccttcatatttttatttagaaatataaagaaatattaccgagagtcattcgagtttaaattttatgtcatAAGCCCTGTTGAATCTTATTTCTCAAGTTCACTTTTATTTTGCCTAGGTTAGcattaatttaattcaaaagaAACGCTCCTTGTCTCTCAAGCCAAACATATGTAGTAGCTTCATTTCATCTCACTCGTACAAATTGGCTTGCATTTTCATTACCTCGCAAACAAATGttgatttatttgtttaattctCAGCCTGCATGCATGCTCCTGCTGTTTCTTCACCGATCGATGGATTTCTTAATTTGCTACACATGAACCAGCTCCACAGCATGCATGATTACAATCTGATCATGCAACTAACGACACATTTGATGTTATTCCACTGAACAACTTTGATGGATTTAGCTAGCTAGCTCAATCAATTCTCACATATATCCTTCATCAACAGCATCCAACCAAAATTCTTTCGGTGGCGGTGAACGATGCCATGTGAACGCAAATGGATCTCCACCGAAGAAGGATGCATTTCAAGTAAAATCTGGAATTAATATGGACAGATTCTTTGAGCTAGCCGGGGCCGGGGACTCATGCATTCACCTGAATATAACAGCTAGCTAGCTCGTAATTAAGTATTTCTTTATCACCTCCCATGTATTGTAAGTAATTAATTTGCTAATTGCGTATTCTTATTTCCGGTTTATTCCTAATTTTGATGCTGAGAATTATTTGACAATGTTCCAAACATTATACT comes from Henckelia pumila isolate YLH828 chromosome 4, ASM3356847v2, whole genome shotgun sequence and encodes:
- the LOC140863773 gene encoding probable beta-1,4-xylosyltransferase IRX9H; translation: MASIRRTLSPVPRPGALINAEACQVASPLSKSSSNSQNSNDGLLASSMVSFDYALYRTQVFVLGLFSKRSARPFDRSKAKGLVWRRAFFHFLMCFIAGVFVGLTPFASLHSSPNILSINRAFDLELLQPVMNEFNDWKKNVTPVVGRLSVNENSSSEPQRTNLELKDGNIKEILLNNSIDQDSDSMFHKLLIIVTPLCSSLHQIHYLNRLGNTLKLVPHPLVWIIVEMNSQSVEMAELLRNTGVMYRHLVCSVKNSTDIIDTRVLLRNVALSHIETHHLDGIVYFADLDNIYSVQLFDQLRQIRRFGTWPLAKFEGKKGKMFLEGPICNGSQVLGWHVIDLAKRFRRFHADMSGFAFNSTIIWDPKRWHRTMLEPIRQLENVKDDFQASTFIEQVVEDESQMECFSLNSSEIMVWHHVTGSNSFPYDRLANHNLRTIIPVS
- the LOC140861305 gene encoding E3 ubiquitin-protein ligase ATL42-like gives rise to the protein MDISGKMVMILSIFTTVRAQTTSDQHDMNPLHPSLAVVLVVLSIMFGITFIIVAYAKFCHRHAPYPVTGIQDPPGVVRSMSRFSGLDRTIVESLPFFRFSSLKGSKEGLECVVCLSRFEDSEILRLLPKCRHAFHMNCIDKWLEKHSSCPLCRYRFDVEDLKYFTYTNSFRNQQTDHSSEEQQNLEFYIQREVNLQENSSRFEVANTFQKLSRSKREEPLIRKLEVDRNVHKFQHKIIISDVLQKSRWSEVNSSDLMSLSSDMLNAFSSKRFSPAGKRRDSFNKESLSKEQMLKIKDDIERKRIYESMMISTRTDKIVTDHPSSSSLCAGPVELDEDSGVSRLLDLDQRRSMSEITNVSRFPEFSFRNSIMNGSSIHGNIEKNDRIKRLWLPIARSTIQRFAGGEKNFLDTPNLGPDHV